The Urbifossiella limnaea genome has a window encoding:
- a CDS encoding PAS domain-containing hybrid sensor histidine kinase/response regulator, whose translation MNTPHPDERLQRALDKFLTRGGPFVLPEGPPPTALLPAPPGGLPPDTKLNAALPTPAVIPRPAPREPSPTPIPGASRAVVTTDAVLAGLDHVVWSVSPDGALVYLLGGPVERLFGHPAEFFLDKSDGWLSALPDDDADRLRAAFAGLSAAGSFVVEHTAGGRRVVTRGRLLLRPDGRPIRVDGSTTELTETATERELRAKLAVAEEALRATARLGTLGRLVSGVAHDFNNCLTVVSGNAELLRELLPADDPLRDTAGEIVAHVASAALVARQLVAFGKPTGACSGPTDPANEIRVLDRLLRRLTGEDITLDVLLAPGVPPIPVGAGSLAQVVLNLVANARDAIPRHGTVTLRVAEAVVDRAREGWPEGLPAGRYVALTVADTGVGMTEAVRARMFDPYFTTKGPAGNGVGLATVAEIVRTAGGHIEVESAAGWGTSVRVFFPPADYPPAVVPPTAPEAPPRPATVLLVQDATRVRDLAASALQHAGYRVLEADDGVAGEERARLYAGPIDLLVTDVGLPKQDGRELASALRAARPGLRVLFASGSAAEVPGPLLPKPYTPAELLAAVRLLLDG comes from the coding sequence GTGAACACGCCCCACCCCGACGAGCGCCTCCAGCGGGCGCTGGACAAGTTCCTGACCAGGGGCGGGCCGTTCGTCCTCCCGGAGGGGCCGCCGCCGACCGCACTCCTCCCCGCGCCGCCCGGCGGGCTGCCGCCGGACACGAAGCTGAACGCGGCCCTGCCCACGCCCGCGGTCATCCCCCGGCCGGCCCCGCGCGAGCCGTCGCCGACGCCGATTCCGGGCGCGTCGCGCGCCGTCGTCACGACCGACGCCGTGCTCGCGGGGCTCGACCACGTGGTGTGGTCGGTGTCGCCCGACGGGGCTCTCGTGTACCTCCTCGGCGGCCCCGTCGAGCGACTGTTCGGCCACCCCGCCGAGTTCTTCCTCGACAAGTCCGACGGCTGGCTCTCCGCCCTCCCCGACGACGACGCCGACCGCCTCCGCGCCGCGTTCGCCGGCCTCTCGGCCGCCGGGTCGTTCGTCGTCGAGCACACCGCCGGCGGGCGGCGCGTCGTGACGCGTGGCCGGTTGCTGCTCCGCCCCGACGGCCGACCGATACGCGTGGACGGGAGCACAACCGAACTGACGGAGACGGCCACCGAGCGCGAGTTGCGGGCGAAGCTGGCGGTTGCCGAAGAGGCGCTGCGGGCGACGGCGCGGCTCGGCACCCTGGGACGACTGGTGAGCGGCGTGGCCCACGACTTCAACAATTGCCTGACGGTCGTGTCCGGGAACGCCGAACTGCTCCGCGAACTGCTGCCGGCCGACGACCCGCTCCGCGACACGGCCGGCGAGATCGTCGCGCACGTGGCGTCGGCGGCACTCGTGGCCCGACAGTTGGTGGCGTTCGGCAAGCCGACGGGGGCGTGCTCGGGCCCCACCGACCCGGCCAACGAGATCCGCGTTCTGGACCGGCTTCTGCGACGGCTCACGGGCGAGGACATCACACTCGACGTGCTTCTCGCCCCCGGCGTTCCGCCGATCCCGGTCGGCGCCGGCTCGCTGGCGCAGGTGGTGCTCAACCTCGTCGCCAACGCCCGCGACGCCATCCCGCGCCACGGCACGGTGACGCTTCGCGTTGCTGAGGCGGTCGTCGATCGCGCCCGCGAGGGCTGGCCCGAGGGCCTACCCGCCGGGCGGTACGTGGCACTGACGGTAGCGGACACCGGCGTGGGAATGACGGAGGCGGTGCGGGCGCGGATGTTCGACCCGTACTTCACGACGAAGGGGCCTGCCGGGAACGGCGTCGGCCTGGCGACCGTCGCGGAGATCGTGCGGACCGCCGGCGGGCACATCGAGGTGGAATCGGCGGCGGGGTGGGGCACGAGTGTGCGGGTGTTCTTCCCGCCGGCCGACTACCCGCCCGCGGTCGTGCCGCCGACGGCACCCGAGGCGCCGCCGCGGCCTGCGACGGTGCTGCTAGTGCAGGACGCGACGCGCGTCCGCGACCTGGCCGCGTCGGCGCTTCAGCACGCCGGGTATCGCGTGCTGGAGGCCGACGACGGGGTCGCCGGCGAGGAACGGGCGCGGCTGTACGCCGGGCCGATCGACCTGCTGGTCACGGACGTCGGCCTGCCGAAGCAGGACGGCCGCGAGTTGGCGTCGGCCCTGCGGGCGGCGCGGCCGGGGCTGCGGGTGCTGTTCGCGTCGGGCTCGGCGGCCGAGGTGCCGGGGCCGCTGCTTCCGAAGCCTTACACTCCTGCCGAATTGTTGGCCGCTGTGCGGCTGTTGCTGGATGGTTGA
- a CDS encoding PIG-L deacetylase family protein has product MTDIALAILAHPDDAEFLCAGTLIRLAKEKGWAVHVASMTPGDCGSAEHTPEEIARIRRGEGAAAAAAIGAAYHCLEERDLRVIYNEPALEKVVRLLNKVRPRVVFTHSPDDYHLDHEQTSKLVRAATFAAPIGNFLHNRPGADERHPPLDHIPHLYYCDPLEGVDAFGNAIAPAFRVDVSAVIDDKGRMLACHESQRAWLRKHHGVDNLVDSMRAWGATQGAAAGVAFAEGFRQHLGHSYPHDNLVAELLGRV; this is encoded by the coding sequence ATGACCGACATCGCGCTCGCGATCCTCGCCCACCCCGACGACGCCGAATTCCTCTGCGCCGGCACCCTGATCCGCCTGGCCAAGGAGAAGGGTTGGGCCGTCCACGTCGCCAGCATGACGCCCGGCGACTGCGGCTCGGCCGAGCACACGCCGGAAGAAATCGCTCGCATCCGCCGCGGCGAGGGCGCGGCCGCGGCGGCCGCGATCGGCGCGGCGTACCACTGCCTCGAGGAACGCGACCTGCGCGTGATCTACAACGAGCCGGCGCTGGAGAAAGTGGTGCGGCTTCTGAACAAGGTGCGGCCGCGGGTCGTGTTCACGCACAGCCCCGACGATTACCACCTCGACCACGAGCAGACGAGCAAGTTGGTCCGCGCCGCCACGTTCGCCGCGCCGATCGGCAACTTCCTCCACAACCGCCCCGGCGCGGACGAACGCCACCCGCCGCTCGACCACATCCCGCACCTCTACTACTGCGACCCGCTCGAGGGCGTGGACGCTTTCGGAAACGCGATCGCGCCGGCGTTCCGCGTGGACGTGTCGGCGGTGATCGACGACAAGGGGCGGATGCTGGCGTGCCACGAAAGCCAGCGGGCGTGGCTGCGGAAGCACCACGGCGTCGACAACCTCGTGGACTCGATGAGGGCGTGGGGCGCGACGCAGGGGGCGGCCGCGGGCGTCGCCTTCGCCGAGGGCTTCCGCCAGCACCTCGGCCACAGCTACCCGCACGACAACCTCGTCGCCGAACTCCTCGGCCGGGTGTAG
- a CDS encoding MBOAT family O-acyltransferase: MVFATKAFWLFLPAVLVLYHAARGRAPKYRVLLAAGWLFYAWLSPQYLWVILLCTAIDYVAAVRIEDAATGRARRRWLSASVAANLGLLVAFKYTAFIYDNVVSLGGPLPARAWDILLPLGISFHTFQGIAYTVDVYRGAVRAVRSPLDYALFVSFFPQLAAGPVVRAAEFLPQMATPPAVTARHAADGLHFLLLGLFKKLLIADQLDALVVSPVFADPAAFGPAEHRWACLAWATQLYCDFSGYSDIAVGLALWFGFTLPLNFRFPYLATSVPDFWRRWHVSLSAWLRDYLYVPLGGGRGGGLRAYRNVMIVFVACGLWHGAAWAWLAFGVWNGLLVCAHRAWDRTLTGVPWADAVRGSRAWAFVAWGVTLWLTVAGMVVVRMPDWASGELLLRSWCAFGVVADGVPVWVPGLVALVALGHGFSGLRGATCRLLDLPPAVRATCYVGIVVLLVTLGPAAGRPFIYFVF; the protein is encoded by the coding sequence GTGGTCTTCGCCACGAAGGCGTTCTGGCTGTTCCTGCCGGCGGTGCTGGTGCTGTACCACGCCGCCCGCGGCCGCGCGCCGAAGTACCGCGTCCTGCTCGCCGCCGGGTGGCTCTTTTACGCCTGGCTCAGCCCCCAGTACCTGTGGGTCATCCTTCTCTGCACTGCGATCGACTACGTCGCCGCCGTCCGCATCGAGGACGCCGCCACCGGTCGCGCCCGCCGGCGCTGGCTGTCCGCCAGCGTCGCGGCGAACCTCGGCCTGCTCGTCGCCTTCAAGTACACGGCGTTTATCTACGACAACGTGGTGTCACTCGGCGGCCCGCTCCCCGCCCGGGCGTGGGACATCCTGCTGCCGCTCGGGATCAGCTTCCACACGTTTCAGGGGATCGCGTACACCGTGGACGTGTACCGCGGCGCCGTCCGCGCCGTCCGCTCGCCGCTCGACTACGCCCTGTTCGTGTCGTTCTTCCCGCAACTCGCTGCCGGGCCGGTCGTGCGCGCCGCCGAGTTCCTGCCGCAGATGGCAACGCCGCCGGCGGTCACCGCCCGACACGCGGCGGACGGGCTCCACTTCCTGCTCCTGGGGCTGTTCAAGAAGTTGCTCATCGCCGACCAGCTGGACGCGCTGGTCGTGTCGCCGGTGTTCGCCGACCCGGCCGCGTTCGGCCCGGCGGAGCACCGCTGGGCGTGTCTGGCGTGGGCGACGCAGCTCTACTGCGACTTCAGCGGCTACTCCGACATCGCGGTCGGACTGGCGCTGTGGTTCGGGTTCACACTCCCTCTGAACTTCCGCTTCCCGTACCTGGCGACGAGCGTGCCCGACTTCTGGCGCCGCTGGCACGTGTCGCTGTCGGCGTGGCTGCGCGACTACCTGTACGTCCCGCTCGGCGGCGGCCGCGGGGGCGGACTCCGGGCGTACCGGAACGTCATGATCGTGTTCGTGGCCTGCGGGCTGTGGCACGGCGCGGCGTGGGCGTGGCTCGCTTTCGGGGTGTGGAACGGGCTGCTGGTGTGCGCCCACCGCGCCTGGGACCGCACCCTTACGGGCGTGCCGTGGGCCGATGCGGTTCGCGGCAGCCGGGCGTGGGCCTTCGTCGCGTGGGGGGTCACGCTGTGGCTGACGGTCGCGGGGATGGTGGTGGTGCGGATGCCGGACTGGGCGAGTGGTGAGCTTCTGCTGCGGTCGTGGTGCGCGTTCGGTGTGGTCGCCGACGGCGTGCCGGTCTGGGTGCCGGGGTTGGTGGCGCTGGTGGCGCTGGGGCACGGCTTCAGCGGGCTTCGCGGCGCGACGTGCCGGCTGCTCGACCTGCCCCCGGCGGTGCGCGCCACCTGCTACGTCGGCATCGTGGTACTGCTCGTCACCCTCGGCCCGGCGGCCGGGCGGCCGTTCATCTATTTCGTGTTTTGA
- a CDS encoding DUF6263 family protein, whose amino-acid sequence MSRVRVGVAGLFLASLAVVALVASRADAQDKQSFTLKLEKDKAFYQKTDTVVAQIIKVQGQDLTQKQQSTFFFKWTPEKIEGEKATLKQKVEGLFMSIDISGNPIIYDSAKKEPAGSASNPGLMDFFKGLEGTEFTVVLNTKSGAVEKVDGKEELAKKLGAGSAQMDSLLKKILTDDSLKQMADPTAGLLTDAGRAVGDKWDRKTTLNLGPVGSYEVKYDFTYKGKDEKLKHLDRIEVSPTITFKSPTESTEGLLFKIKSGTLETKALDPDQTPSVILFNSALGRIEKATISLKMEGELLVGIGGNDTKVALSQRQTTTVEQQNDPFPPGQGSPTPAKK is encoded by the coding sequence GTGTCGCGCGTTCGAGTCGGCGTCGCCGGCCTGTTCCTCGCCTCCCTGGCGGTGGTCGCCCTGGTCGCCTCCCGGGCCGACGCCCAGGACAAGCAATCCTTCACGCTCAAGCTCGAGAAGGACAAGGCCTTCTACCAGAAGACCGACACCGTCGTCGCCCAGATTATCAAGGTCCAGGGCCAGGACCTGACCCAGAAGCAGCAGAGCACGTTCTTCTTCAAGTGGACCCCCGAGAAGATCGAGGGCGAGAAGGCCACCCTCAAGCAGAAGGTCGAGGGGCTGTTCATGTCCATCGACATCTCGGGCAACCCCATCATCTACGACTCGGCCAAGAAGGAGCCGGCCGGCTCGGCCAGCAACCCCGGCCTGATGGACTTCTTCAAGGGGCTGGAGGGCACCGAGTTCACCGTCGTCCTGAACACCAAGAGCGGGGCGGTCGAGAAGGTGGACGGCAAGGAAGAGCTGGCGAAGAAGCTCGGCGCCGGCAGCGCCCAGATGGACAGCCTGCTGAAGAAGATTCTCACCGACGACTCGCTGAAGCAGATGGCCGACCCGACCGCCGGCCTGCTGACGGACGCGGGCCGTGCCGTCGGCGACAAGTGGGACCGCAAGACGACCCTGAACCTCGGCCCGGTCGGCTCCTACGAGGTGAAGTACGACTTCACCTACAAGGGCAAGGACGAGAAGCTCAAGCACCTCGACCGGATCGAGGTTTCGCCGACGATCACCTTCAAGTCGCCGACCGAGAGCACCGAGGGGCTGCTGTTCAAGATCAAGTCGGGCACGCTGGAGACGAAGGCTCTGGACCCGGACCAGACGCCGAGCGTGATCCTGTTCAACTCGGCGCTCGGGCGGATCGAGAAGGCCACCATCAGCCTGAAGATGGAAGGCGAGCTCCTCGTCGGCATCGGCGGCAACGACACAAAGGTTGCACTGTCGCAGCGGCAGACGACGACCGTCGAGCAGCAGAACGACCCGTTCCCGCCGGGCCAGGGGAGCCCGACCCCGGCGAAGAAGTAA
- the rfbD gene encoding dTDP-4-dehydrorhamnose reductase gives MRVAVLGAAGQLGRDLCPRLSGTVVPLSRAHIDLEKPETIAAHLAADRPDVLVNCAAYNFVDKAEADPGPAFAANGLGVRLLAQACATAGVKLVHVSTDYVFGLDADRTTPFTEDDAPGPVSAYGLSKLVGEYATRAAHPGHLVVRTCGLYGVWGSGGKGGNFVETMLRVAGQGKPLRVVNDQRCTPSYTADVAEAVAGLVRAGASGLYHVTNSGSCTWYELAAEIFRRAGVTADLSPITSAQFAAPARRPPYSVLSNAKLAAAGVPAPRPWPEALAAYLEERARPRA, from the coding sequence ATGCGCGTCGCCGTCCTCGGCGCGGCCGGCCAACTCGGCCGCGACCTGTGCCCCCGCCTGTCGGGCACCGTGGTGCCGCTCTCTCGCGCCCACATCGACCTTGAGAAGCCGGAGACGATCGCGGCGCACCTCGCCGCCGACCGGCCGGACGTCCTCGTCAATTGCGCCGCGTACAACTTTGTGGACAAGGCCGAGGCCGACCCCGGCCCCGCGTTCGCGGCCAACGGCCTCGGCGTGCGCCTGCTCGCGCAGGCGTGTGCCACGGCCGGCGTGAAGCTCGTCCACGTCAGCACCGACTACGTGTTCGGCCTCGACGCCGACCGTACCACGCCGTTCACCGAGGACGACGCCCCGGGGCCGGTGAGCGCCTACGGGCTGAGCAAGCTGGTCGGCGAGTACGCGACCCGTGCGGCGCACCCCGGGCACCTCGTGGTGCGAACGTGTGGCCTGTACGGCGTGTGGGGGAGCGGCGGAAAGGGCGGCAATTTCGTGGAGACGATGCTCCGAGTCGCCGGCCAGGGGAAGCCCTTGCGAGTCGTGAACGACCAGCGCTGTACCCCGAGCTACACCGCCGACGTGGCCGAAGCCGTCGCCGGGCTGGTGCGGGCCGGGGCGAGTGGGTTGTACCACGTAACCAATTCCGGTTCCTGCACCTGGTACGAGCTGGCGGCCGAAATCTTCCGCCGCGCGGGAGTGACGGCCGACCTGTCGCCGATCACGAGCGCACAGTTCGCCGCTCCGGCGCGGCGGCCGCCGTACAGCGTGCTGTCGAACGCGAAACTGGCAGCGGCAGGCGTGCCCGCACCGCGCCCGTGGCCGGAAGCGCTGGCCGCATACCTGGAGGAAAGGGCCAGGCCGCGAGCGTGA
- a CDS encoding alpha/beta hydrolase, translated as MRCLVPALALALAAVPAPAADDYTLGPDSEWQPGVPKGSVTGPLKLPSKVFAGTERDYWVYVPAQYREAEPACVMVFQDGGSYVAEKGQYRVPVVFDNLIHRKEMPVTVAVFVNPGTFPAEGGGKGRSNRSFEYDTLSDQYAGFLEKELLPEVGKTVKLRQDAAGRAICGISSGGICAFTAAWERPDLFSKVLSHVGSFTNIRGGDVYPGLIRKTERKPIRVFLQDGSGDLDNLHGHWPLANLSMAAALRHMSYDYRLVYGDGGHNGRHGGVILPDSLKWLWR; from the coding sequence ATGCGCTGCCTCGTACCCGCGCTCGCACTCGCTCTCGCCGCCGTGCCCGCCCCGGCGGCCGACGACTACACCCTCGGCCCCGACTCGGAATGGCAGCCGGGCGTGCCGAAGGGCTCCGTCACCGGCCCGCTGAAGTTGCCGAGCAAGGTGTTCGCCGGCACCGAGCGCGACTACTGGGTGTACGTGCCGGCCCAGTACCGGGAGGCGGAGCCGGCGTGCGTGATGGTCTTTCAGGACGGCGGTTCTTACGTGGCCGAGAAGGGCCAGTACCGGGTGCCGGTCGTGTTCGACAACCTCATCCATCGGAAGGAAATGCCCGTCACGGTGGCGGTGTTCGTGAACCCCGGCACGTTCCCGGCCGAGGGCGGCGGGAAGGGCCGCTCCAACCGGAGCTTCGAGTACGACACCCTTTCCGACCAGTATGCCGGCTTCCTGGAGAAAGAGCTTCTCCCGGAGGTGGGGAAAACCGTGAAGCTACGCCAGGACGCGGCCGGTCGTGCGATCTGCGGTATTAGTTCCGGCGGCATCTGCGCGTTCACCGCGGCGTGGGAACGGCCGGACCTTTTCTCGAAGGTGCTCAGCCACGTCGGCAGCTTCACCAACATCCGCGGGGGGGACGTGTACCCGGGCCTGATCCGCAAGACGGAGCGGAAGCCGATCCGGGTATTCCTGCAGGACGGGTCGGGCGACCTGGACAACCTGCACGGCCACTGGCCGCTCGCGAACCTGAGCATGGCCGCGGCACTGCGGCACATGAGCTACGACTACCGCCTGGTGTACGGCGACGGCGGGCACAACGGCCGCCACGGCGGCGTGATCCTGCCGGATAGCTTGAAGTGGCTGTGGCGGTGA